GATCACGCCCGCGAGCACGAGCCGGACGGGGCTCGTCCCGTTCTTCCACGCGATGGCGTACACGATCAGGAACGCGGCCGCGCCGCCGAGCGCCGCGATCAGCGGAAGGAACGCCGAGAGGCTCCCGAACACGACCAACGTCAGCAGGATCATCAGCCCGGCGCCGGAGGAGACGCCGAGGATGAACGGGCTCGCGAGCTCGTTCCTCGTGACCGCCTGGAAGATCGCCCCCGAGACGCCGAGGTTCATCCCGACGATCGCCCCGACGATCACCCGCGGCAGGCGGATGTTCCAGACGATCAGCGTGCCGTGCGACAGCTCCGGGAGCTCGCCCCGAAACCCCGTGACCGCCCGCATCAGCTCCTCGCCGACGAGGAAGTTGAGCAGCCACCGCGAGTCGAGCAGGACGGCCGGGTCGAGGACGGCCCGCCACGCCTCGCCGACCGTCATCGAGTACGCGCCGAAGCTCACCTGCACGAGCCCCGCGGCGACGACCACCGCGAGGCTGGCGAGCGCGACCGTGACCAGCTTGGGGTCGAACAGCCAGCCGAATCGGCTCGCCCCCTGCGAGCGGCGGGTCGAGGCCCCGCCGCCCACCGCGGAGCCTTCCCGGCTCATCGCGTCCCTCCGGCGGCGGTCCCGGCGTCGGCCGGTTCCTCGGCGTCCGCGGAGCCGCCGTCGGCCGCGTACGACGCGATCGCCCCGTCGTCGATCGCGTCGAGCAGCGCCTCGGCCCCGTGGGCGTCGACGACCGCGGTCGGATCGAGGTGCGCCGCGAGCGCGCGCCGCCCCGTCGCCGCCCGCGACTCGGCCTCGTCGGCGTCGACGTACGACGAGAGCGACGCGTCGATCGCGGCCTCGCGGACGCGCGCGAACCGCTCCGAGTCCGGGTCGACCGGGCCGTCGGCGTGGCGCTCGTCGAACCGCTCGGCCCGTCGGTCGCGGTCGGCCCGCTCGTCGTCCATCTCCGCCTCGCGACGCAGCCAGTCGACGCCCTCGGCGGCCGCGGGCCACCAGCCGTCGTCGATCCGCGCGTCGGCGACGACCCGCTTCCCGACACGGGCGCCGCGCCCGGACGCCGTGACGACCTGAC
Above is a window of Halorubrum depositum DNA encoding:
- a CDS encoding FecCD family ABC transporter permease, which codes for MSREGSAVGGGASTRRSQGASRFGWLFDPKLVTVALASLAVVVAAGLVQVSFGAYSMTVGEAWRAVLDPAVLLDSRWLLNFLVGEELMRAVTGFRGELPELSHGTLIVWNIRLPRVIVGAIVGMNLGVSGAIFQAVTRNELASPFILGVSSGAGLMILLTLVVFGSLSAFLPLIAALGGAAAFLIVYAIAWKNGTSPVRLVLAGVIVGTVFGSLQTALFFFADDIGVVQSAIQWTTGSLTGTDWEQVRLALPWTVVAVLLSIAGSRQLNLLLLGEQTAKSLGMSIEKVRFALSGVAVLAAAASIAVAGIVSFVGLIVPHVVRNLVGSDYKRVIVGCLFVGPALMVAADVGARLGMSVVTGADAQIPVGIVTGLVGGPYFLYLMRRQQNMGEL